A section of the Thunnus albacares chromosome 6, fThuAlb1.1, whole genome shotgun sequence genome encodes:
- the kcnj1a.1 gene encoding ATP-sensitive inward rectifier potassium channel 1a.1 — MCGSLNKRIQDCLVERRNRRTRLVTKDGRCNIEFGNIKYSKHFAFLADFWTTFVEIRWRFVLFFFIASFTLSWFIFGLLWYWIARSNGDLTWQNPPPDHIPCVDNVGGLTTAFLYSLETQTTIGYGGRALTPLCPGAVALLIIQSLVGAIINCFMCGVILSKISLPKKRAKTITFSDMAVISPKNGSLCLSIRVANLRKTLMIGSQIYGKLLRTTITPDGETIIMDQVNIDFTVDAGKDNLFFVCPLTLYHMIDKSSPFFEMAVDTLHKQEFELVVFLDGTAESTSSACQVRTSFIPQEIMWGYNFLPIISRSKEGKYRVDFSNFSKVVPMATAHCAYCFHNIKGHHHHSKDGHDNHGFEVIDIDQPNVTKM; from the coding sequence ATGTGTGGATCCTTGAACAAACGCATCCAGGACTGTCTGGTGGAGCGAAGGAATCGCAGGACCAGACTAGTGACCAAAGATGGTCGCTGCAACATTGAATTTGGAAACATCAAGTACAGTAAACACTTTGCCTTCCTGGCTGACTTCTGGACCACCTTTGTGGAGATCCGGTGGCGttttgtcctcttcttcttcattgcCTCTTTCACCCTTAGCTGGTTCATTTTTGGCCTGCTTTGGTACTGGATTGCCCGAAGTAATGGAGACCTGACGTGGCAGAACCCCCCTCCAGACCACATTCCATGTGTTGATAATGTCGGAGGACTCACCACTGCATTTCTGTACTCCCTTGAAACCCAGACAACTATTGGGTATGGTGGACGAGCGCTCACCCCTCTCTGCCCAGGTGCTGTGGCCCTTCTCATCATCCAGTCCCTCGTTGGAGCAATTATCAACTGCTTTATGTGTGGAGTCATCCTGTCCAAAATCTCTTTGCCTAAAAAGAGGGCTAAGACCATCACATTTAGTGACATGGCTGTCATCAGCCCCAAAAATGGTTCCCTCTGCTTATCAATCAGAGTGGCCAACCTGCGCAAGACCCTGATGATAGGAAGCCAGATCTATGGCAAGCTGTTGAGGACAACAATCACACCAGATGGGGAGACAATCATCATGGACCAGGTGAACATTGACTTCACAGTGGACGCCGGGAAGGACAACCTTTTCTTTGTATGTCCTCTCACGCTGTATCACATGATCGACAAGAGCAGCCCATTCTTCGAGATGGCGGTAGACACACTCCACAAGCAAGAGTTTGAGCTGGTCGTCTTCCTAGACGGCACCGCAGAGTCCACCAGCTCCGCCTGCCAAGTCCGGACCTCCTTTATTCCTCAGGAGATCATGTGGGGCTACAATTTCTTGCCCATCATCTCCAGAAGCAAAGAGGGCAAGTACAGGGTCGATTTCTCTAACTTCTCAAAGGTGGTCCCTATGGCCACTGCACACTGTGCCTACTGTTTCCACAACATCAAGGGTCATCATCACCACTCCAAAGATGGACATGACAACCATGGCTTTGAGGTGATTGATATTGATCAGCCGAATGTCACCAAGATGTGA